ACACTTGGTTTCTTTAATTGTTATACTGAAAGAGGTAAGGGTTTTACTATAGTATGACAAATAAATTTGcctgtttaaaaatgtattttaatacaAGAGAAAAGTAAACGTTAGCTTTATGAGGTAGCGATGGTTTGCTGTCTTGCTGTTCAGTTGACTGGATGTGAATAAATTAATCGACATTTTAGTAAGAAAACTTCCTAATGTCTCTTGGATGATACATTAGCTCATTAGCTGAAACAGATTattgtattttgtgtgtgtgtgtgtgtatatgtatatatatatatataatatatagaatGTCAGCGTTAATCAGTCTCGCTGCATAGGTACGCATTATGTTTCATATATTTATCGTGCAGTGTTTTCTTACCGTGCCTTTTACAGAGTAGATGGGTGACGAGTGGCTTGTGTCATTCGGTCATCTTTTTTGGCCTGAACCATAAAGCTGCAATCCTAAATTCAGAGTCTTTAAACCTTATTTTTTCTACGGTTGGTGGAACTGAGTTTCAGAAACCTTGAGTGGTGGTGTAGAAGTTAACTGTTAATGTAGTGTGTTGCTGTAGTGCTTTCTGCATTTGTTTAAAGTTTAGAAAGTTTTAGCTGTGCTGTTGCTATATGTAGAGCTTAAATGGTGTTTCTGCTCAGTATATCAGAATACACTAGGAATAGGAATTTCAAGACACTAGATCCATTGTTGAATGTATTATTATTGGTATTTGCATTGGTAAATAGTCCTACTTACCTGCAAAATAACACTGGGGGAATTTGAAAATGGGACTCTTGAAATCTGTTGCCTCTGTGAATGAGGGATTTGTTaatgctgtaagattaacatATTTTGGTTATTAAATGCTCTGACCCATGTTTATATGAATGCCAAATTTTTTTCTTGAGTATCAGTACTCAACCATTCTGACATTTTGTAAGCCATGCAGAAATTGTAGCTTTCCCCAACTACTGGGGGCTAATGTAAGTTCATAAAATGAAAGCAACTACAATGTAATGTTGGTAAAATGACCATTTATGCTAGTCTTCATGTCTGACAAGATGGTCTTCCTATCCTCATGAATACTGCAGCATCTCCAGAATGAAGCCTTTAGTTGTGCAGATTTCCTGGATTAAGAAAATACTAGCATAAGGGCTGTTGTTGATAAATATATGAAAAGATTTTATTGGTTCCCCGTTTTTGTTGTCcagcaacaaaacaaaaatagctTCTAGCATAAAATCTGCCTCACCcccataaaaatatataaatacgtACAAATAACAAGTAACAAGACAtctagggtgtacccctgctgcctgggataggcttcagccaccccccctcaccctgtttACGATAaccagatggatagataaatgaatAATGAAAAAATGTTACAACGATTAGCTagaaatagtaaaaaaaaatttaaaaattgtaGAGCTCCCAAAAAATGCTGCCAACTAAAGCGTCTTATTGAGTCAAGGTTACGGATGGATGTTTTTTCGTTTTTGTTGAAGCACATTTATTCTCTGCATTGCAAGGTACATGGCATGTTATCGCGGCGTACTACGGAGAAGAACATTTCCACCGCAAAATCACACTAATGCTTATGATAAGGTAAGACATTTGGGCGTTTGTGGCGACAAACATGTCAGCGAAGGCCTggacaaatgtgttttttttcttccttctctTTTCTAGCCCCAGAATGGCAACAGGAATGCAAGAGAAACAGTACAATCCATCGTTGCTTAGTTTTTTCATCTACAACCCTAAATTTGGGCCCCGTGAGGGAGAGGTACGGGTCTGTCCACTCCTAAAAGATTTAATAATCAGAAATGCTGCTCTAAGAAAGGATTCGCTGCTCCCTCCCCCTAAAAAATCGATCTGTCTCCTCACAACTCTGCCATTCCTCTGTTATGTCTCTTTCTTTGTAGGAAGAGAAAAAAATCCTCTTTTACCATCCTAGCGAGGTTGAGAAGAATGAGAAAATTCGCAATGTGGGATTGTGTGAAGCCATCGTGCAGTTTACCAGGTATGGAAGGCGGACCGGTGTCCACGTTAGCGTTGGTGCAGCCCCGTACTAGATACCCCGTTTGTTATGCGAGGCCATGCTGACACAAGCTCTTGTTTTCGTGGGGTCAAACCACTGCACTATGCAGCTCACATGACCATCCCTATGACTGTCCCCATAGACCCCCGAGGCAACTTCTGTCTTTGCGTTCCTCAACCTGCCCTTTCATGACACATGCCTCTTCCACTGAGAGATGCAGATGGTTGGTTTGGCTAGTAATGTGTTCATGCTGCAGCCTGTATTATGGGGCCATGCTAGATGAGCCTCCCTTCACTTCACTGATAGACAGTCTTGTGTGGCTCTTCCGGGCTTTTATGAGAACGTATGTCATTGATGCGTTCCCAAAAGCtcggaacttgaaaatttccaacctACTTAAAAATGTGTTATATAGTGGTTGAATGGAATCGATTAGTAATGTAAAGCTAATGCTAATTCCACTAGCGTTTGATGCTACCGTAACACTGTGATTCTCACAGATGTGCTAGAAGTCGTCAacacatagtaaatcatgattTACTATGCGTGAGCAGTTAACAAGCGTCTCTTCTGAACTTTCTGCAGTGAAAAACCGACGTGACCTGGAACCACGCTATAACTAGTGTTACTTTGTGGCACAGGTTGGGTATGGCCTggcctgtatgccagtggaaaggCACCACAAGGAGCCTTTAACTTCCCAAACAGACGGGCTGTGTGGGATTCTTAATTTCTATTAATAGCGATGGATGCACTAAATCCTTCCATGTGGTTTTGGAGCAGGGAGGTTAATGTGGTATTTTTAGTAAAAGTCATTAAAAATGCCTTCAACCTCACCTTAGAAATAGTACCCAGTCCTGACACACATGCGCAAGCATGTTCACGTTCTCAGGTGTCTCTAGTGGCTGTCATGCTGCACAACAGCTCACCAgcgtttttttgttgttgctgttttgtttgtttaatgaaCTTATATATAAAATTTGCACAATAATACTACTGATCCCCACAGAGTTAAAGTTGACTTTTCAGTTATACTTATAATTTAAAagcacaataataaaataaaacaattatttattgttaTCAAATAAATGACAGGTTTGCACATCTTTGGTCACTTCATCTCCTTTGTCCTCTGTCAGGGGTTGCTGGGTTGCACTTTTGAGGAGTTTAAAGGTTATTTCGCAGTTTGTATAGTAATGGCTAGTTGGTGGTGGAGGGACTAAATGCAGCATCGCTGATGTCATTACCTGGGACGGAAACCCCGTTGGCCTCTTCACTTAAACTCAATGACGCTCCTGTCAGGTCCCTGTAATGTGTCACGTGAGGTTCTGGTAATAAAGTCTTAGCGAGCGTAACGTGCCTGTATGTTCTCGACTCTCCCATCTTACAGAACCTTCTGTCCCTCGAAACCAGCCAAATCCCTTCACACGCAGAAAAACAGGCAGTTCTTCTATGAACCAGAAGAGAATTTCTGGATTGTGATGGTACGTTCTGCAGTCCTCCTGAGTTCTGCTGCACTTACACATGTCAGGGCATTGAATGCTAGCTGGAATCTTGTGCCAGCAATATAATCATATCGCTTTTGGGGGAGAAAGCTGTACTCAGACCCAAAGCTTGTATATGAGTTTTCTGTGTCCCTTGTATGACAGCAAGATGGAATGTGTGAAAATCAAAGTGTTCCTTTGTACCTTTACTCATACTTGTAGAAATGGCAAATTGAAGCATCTTGGATATATTTTCCAACTCAATATTtcaatttattgtttattttggttTCTATGGCAGGATCCAAAAGAAACCTCTTTATTATCTTTAGCAGAAATGCTGTCTAGGCCTAAGTGCAAATTAGTACCGAGAATGAAGCATACTGGGATATCCCATCTGCGTCTTTAAGACCTTGTACGCATTAAAAGCTGAGAATAGTTCAGTTTGCAGTTCCCTTTTTAGCACATGGAAAATCCGCCCCCTTACACCTGTATTTCCTAAGCAGATAGGAATGGAAGAAGGTTGCACTAATGACTCTGTCACATGGATGTGTAAAATGCAACGCAGGTGGTGCGAAACCCGATGGTGGAGAGAGCAAACAAGGAGGGGAGGCCAGCAACTACGGAGTATCAGGAAGAGGAGCTCCTGGTAAGCGCTTCGGCCTTTTCACTGATCCGAGAAAAGCTGCTGATTTTTATTGATCAGGTTGCCAAACAAATGCTTTGTCTTATTTCTAAATTTCTATGGCTTTTGGTTGTGAGTGAGTAGCACCGTTGGGGGCAGGCTTGTTGTTTGCCTACTAAAGTCAGTATGCCCCCCCCGAGTGTAGTGAtagtttgtggccaacagagatccccacacatacacatggtttgagtggtggtaTCATAGTGTGGTATCGTACCTCCAGGGTTACGAGTACAGATCCTGCCCgtagatttgtgtgtgtgtggaggttccttgttcttctttccaTGTGAGCAGCTTTCCTCTGGCCGCTACTCTTTCCTCCCATGGTCCTGCGAAGTTTGCTGAGCTGGTGTCCTTCCATCCCATgcaagggtgtcccctgccttttgcGCTGCGCTCCCTTGGACAGGCTGCAGGCTCACTAAATGATAGATGGATTAAAGTTTACCCCCCCTGCAGAGCTTTATCTTTAAGGCATGTTGACTTCCTTGCCTCCCCTAGCTGCTGGGGTCCTTCTGTGCTTTAGTCCCATTGCTGGCTGATGGTGGGGAAATGTGAGGTTGGAGAGCTTAGAAGATGCTGATATTGTGACTAAAACTTTCCCTGAACTGATGCGCCGAGCAGCCATGACGGTCGATCCTTTGAATCCAAAAGCAGGTCTTGGCAGATATtggcaaaaataataatgttctACTGACCTGTTTTGGGCTGATTTTGTTGCTTTTTTTCTTCCAGGACAATGTTTATGGCGCAGTACTGCAACAGTGCTACAGCATGTACAAGGTGAGGCTCATTTCCTGCCGGCTGAACATGCGTCACCTTCCTGTTTTCCGGAGGATCCAGGCTTCTGGAGGTGTCTTCTGCATGAGGGTCACAATGAGTTCCTCCACACCTCTCTGTGCATGTTGAGTCCTGGCTGATAGGAAGGGCCTGTAGGCAGACTTGGGGTTGAGTGTTGTATGCTGCAGTCTCAGACATAAAGATTAAGGGGTCTGACTTCAGCCCTGCAATCGCCCGTTTTTAAATGAATGCTTCAAACCACGGGAGTGTGTGTGAGCTGGAGCTGTCCAGCAGTAAACCATTGGCTGTCTGTGGGAGAACTTGTAGCACATGGGTAATGATTTCATCTGTGCTCATCACCGAGCTTGTCTTTCCCTGTTGCGTACTGAAGACCAAACGGGCCTGGTATCTAGGCATGGTGGTTCTGGTGACATCGCTGTAAGCGAGTTTGTGCTCTCTCTCCCCAGCTCTTTAACGGCACCTTTGGCAGGGCCATGGAGGCGGGAGCAGTGGAGCTCCTCACGCAGAAACTGGAGAAGTTCTTCTACAGGGTAACCACCTCATTTTTGAAACCCTCTGTCTTGGTTTTACGGCGAATCTCTGGAGCCGGCCTGAATTCAGGCGTTAAGCGTCTCGGCGGCTGGGGAAACGACAGGTTATTCCTGTACCTATAGCGAGTGGACTGACCCGTTTAGAACACAGAAAGCatgacaaatgagaggaggaccTTCAGCAGCAGACAGTGTGACTTGCCGTccacgttgggggggggggggggggtcctgcttCCATATCGCTATCAGGAATCATCCTCGTACCTGCTGCCACAGCAGAGATCCTTCTTGTGCAGCATCGAGGGCGGGATCCTGCGGGCAGTCCTGCCCTCTTTCTGTCGTGAACCCGGCAGATCCGTGCCTCGCACTGGCCAGCCGCAGCACACGCCTGTAATTTGTTCCCCGAATTGCGTTTCGCTTGGAAAGCTGTGTCAAGTGTGTCAGCATTAATCATTCGCAGTCAGGGAGGCTTTCCTGCACTCCTACAATTTCTGCTTGGTGTACTTACCTGTCTGAATAATTAATTTCTAATTAAGGGGAAACCCCTAAAAGGAAGTTCTGCTCGGATGCGTCACCTTATCTGCCTTCACGTTACCTCCTGCTTTGACTTTATGGTCAAGGGCTCCTTGGGCGAAAGTGCATGGGGCTGTTTGGGGACACCTGTGCCTTAAGATCGATCACTGTAGCATAGTTTGGAGTCGGTGATGAGcattctttctctctcccgTCACTCGTACCTATTGCTGACTCTTTCCTGTTTGTCTCCAGTATCTCCAAACTCTACACCTTCAGTCTTGTGACCTCCTGGATGTCTTTGGCGGGATCAGTTTCTTCCCCTTAGACAAGATGACCTACTTGAAGATACAGTCCTTTGTGAACAGGGTGGAAGAGAACCTGAGTCTGATCAAGTATACGACATTCCTCTACAACGACCAGCTCATCTGGTAGGGTTGGCGCGAAGCCCACTCTGTCGCTGGCAATCCGCCTGCGTTCGCTTAAAGCTTCAGGCTGGGGTTGGCGAGCAGAGGGCGCTGACCTGGGACTCGGCCGCATCTAACATACTTGTCAGGGCATCCCCCCGCCAGTAAAAGTGCTTCCCCTAAGCAGGGCCCAGTGGTCATTAATGGGGGTCGCCTAACTTTTGGCCTTTGTCGCTGTTCTACATTGACCCACCGCACCTCTAATTATTCTGCAGCTCGAGGAAGTGAGTCTGCCAGTACTTCTTTGGCTGGCtgtcctgtttgtttgtttataagaGGCACGCCTGACTTCCTCCAGCTGCTCGCTGGTTAGCATAAGATTCACTGGCACTGCCGGGTGCTAATTTGGCCGTGTAGTATGTGTAGATTTCTCGTTATACAGATGCGGCCTGGGAGGGCGTAAGTGGGGGGGTTGTGAAGGGACGACGATAGAATTCACCTGTGTTCCTTTCTAGGCATAAACGGGATGGTTTCTGGGTCAGTTCAAAAGAAGCACTAAATTTATGGAAAATCGTGGgatgatgtgttcaatctgaaGGGCGGCACAATCAATTACATTAAATTGTATTGGTTTTTAAATAGTACCTTTCGCAACACAGTTGCCCCCAGGCAGTTGACAAGACTGTACACCTCATTACTGTTATAACTACGCTGCGGAATCACACTGTCATAATTATTCCATTGTTCAGCGCGGTGTTTTCCTCACAAGTGAACGAGGTGACTTATTTTAGTTTCACAGCTTTTACATAATTCGGCCAAGTATTTTTTGAGATGATGCCGCTCGGTGCTCCCATTCCTCAGGAGCCGGTATGCGGCATCCCCCGGAATCCATCTATACCCACGATGTGTAAAAATGAAatcgggggggtgggcagggtaGCTGACGGAGGCACGCGCTCAGCTGCGGCCAGGTCCCATGGCTGCCGGGATGCCCTCACGCTCACCTTGAGTAATGACTCATATTTCTGATGAATTTCTGCCGAGCGCCGCATAATATATGGAGCCGAAAAAGGCAACGCGAGGAACATGTGAGTAAGCAGTAACCGATGCCCCTGACGCAGAGCGTGTCAGCAGCTCGGCCTGCCCCAGCGGCCTGTCCCTCCTCGCCCGGACGGGTTCCCCGGGTTCACGCTGTCGTCGTGTCTGCACGTGCTCACATCGTCAGACATGGCgggatgaaactgaaggctgcGCTCCCTGTGTCCTCCCCCAGGAGCGGCCTGGAGCAAGACGACATGCGGATCCTGTACAAGTACCTGACCACCTCGCTGTTTCCCCGGCACTCTGAGCCGGAGGTGAGAAACGCCCGCAGCTGCTCAGCTGGGACCTCAGTCCTGCGTCAGAGGCACAgtgtccctgggggggggggggtgttcaccGCCCTTCAGGAAATTCAGCAGAGCATAGCAGGGCACTACTCTGCTGGCGCTGCTGATGTGGGGCACGTGAGCGATGCAGTAACGTCTGTGAATTGAGCTGCTGTTTCCGGGCGTAGCACAGCACAGGTCTCATTTCCGACACGATGCTCTCTTTTTGCCCGTCATATTTCCATTTCATATATTCAGCAGACGCTTTTATTCAAGGTAAATGGCACGTTGCGAACATAGATACCATCAAAGAGTTGTGTTGGCATAAGTGCAGCTTGGCTGAGCTTGCGGTGAATGTCCAGGTACAAGTTTAAGCAGTAGTGGAGCAGAATCTACATGACTTGTAGCAATGCAAGACCCTAATAAGAGTATTAATGGACCAGAAATACAATAGAAGATCATCTAGGGAATGTAGAGGCACCAGGCTATTATAGGAATTCCTTGAACTTGATTTCGAATCGTACCTGATGACCAGATGTGGTTCAGAAGCTCAATCCATTATGTCTGTGTTGGACATGGACATGTAGAGAGAGTCCTTGCTTGGATAATGTTTCTCTGAGTGTGAGGAAAGGTTGGAGGTCCCGGCAGGTCAGGATGCGGCGTGACGCTCGGGCAGCGTGCTCGCTAACCCCGCTGCTCTCTGTCATGCCGTGAGGCAGCTTGCAGGCAGGGACTCGCCGCTCAGACCGGAGGTGGCTGGGAACCTGCTGCACTATGGGAGGTGAGTTCGCAAGGGGGGGGGCTAAAAATCATGGTAATTCAGGGGTTTTGGAGGTGTGTAAATGAATCAAGGACAGTTTGGCACCAAAAAAACCAGTTGGACTCATGGTGGATTTTTGATCATGTACTTTGTGTGACGGTACGTGCTCTGGACTGGGTGGCTGTAATGAGCTTTATGGATTATTCACAAACATAAAAGGGGTTTTCCTGCACCTTCACCTCCCCCAACTCACGCCCACATGACCACTGTGTCCTGGCACAATCTCCAGGGAATCTGGCCTGACCCAAATCCCAGGTGTGCCTGTCAAACCCTTTGGTCAGAACCTTGGATGTCTGACCACATGACGCACACAAATGCAGTGCCCAAGAGGACTGGGAGGGAACTGCACGCACTGTCCTCAATGAACCCTGGAAGTGTATAACGCAGTGGGGAGATCATCTGGACCAAGGTCGGGCAGGCAAGGCGAACGGAGACTGAGATTCTGTGCAAGGCGCCCCAACGTAGACGGGCTTCATTTGGTGACGTCGTAAGATTCAGCGGTGATCGCTGTGACCTGCTAAGCCACTTCTACTGTGTGGCCTAAGAAGGGGTCTCCATAAGGAGAACGACACCCAAGATCCCCACACGAGCGTCATTTCGTAAAGTCACGTCGGCAGTGTTTTTAAAGACTGTAATTGCACGAATCCTGtggcttttcctccccatgaCTCGCCGCTCTTCTAAGTCTTTCTCATTATCCCAAATTGCTGGTTCACTTCTGCTTACTGACAGTCAGCCCAGACCGCTAACCGGGTCAAGGTGATGGACACGGGGATTTCAGCCAAGAGTTGGGATGAAGGATGATTCAGCCGTTTTACTCGCAAAGCTTAAATTACATCCAGCAATCAGTCACCTTGGCCCTGTAACTACCTGATCTTGTAAAGctaaataaaatgttgaatagggTCACTCGGTCCTACAGAACAGTCCAGTTAGGAATCTCATACCATGTCAACCGGTTGGGTTTCTTTATTTTAGATATAAAACGTAGATTGTCCTAGAAATGGTTTGATTGGGCCTGCATGGGAGACTGTAGCATCAGTCTTTCAAAGAATCATTGAAATCTGTAACGCAATATAATAAGAGTTTACGCTGTTCGTAATgaaaccaataaaaaaaaatattcagcgCTTCAGTAAAAGCTTCTTGGCACATAGTCTTGAGCTATCATTGAACGGACTCTATACGTCGTtatttttacacacacaaaATGGATAATTTATGGTAATTGGGTGGAAAATCTGACAAATGTAACCTGACTTTTCAGCagaatttttttccccattcagcagtggcaaaaaaatgacacaggtTGTGATTGCTGCCTTTTAGATTGGGCCCAGTTGTTTTTATCTACACAGGAGCCATTGGGAAATAGTTCATTTTTCTTTCAGTACTGTTAGCAGttaagctgtttgaacagttTACTTTATTTCCTTATATATAAGTATATGGAAGAAAAACAGGTAGAGCGTTTTCTCTCCACTTTCAATTTAGCATGTTAGCTACAAGATTCAGCCCTCCATTGTTATTTTGGTTACAGTGATGTTACAGTGATTCTTAAGCCCGTCAAAAGCTTTCCCCTCTTTTGAAAGATTTCTTACAGGACCCACAAATCTGAAAGACCCTGATGCAAAATTCAGATTTCCCAGAATATTTGTGAACAGCGGCAGCGGCGGCTATGAGGAGCTTCACTTGATCGTTTATAAGGTAGAATCTCCATTATATCCTCAAACTGAATGTGGAAATTCCTCAAATAGGCTTTCGTCACTTTGACGTGTTTGAAACCGAACACACAGTCCTTTGTTCATTATCAGTGTCTAGCAGATGAAAATGTTGACTTAAATCGTAACGGGGACATGAAATGGGCTGAAGATTTTTGTTTAATCTAATAACCCCCCTTCaatctcttcccccccccccaccccccacatcaCTGCAGATTCAGAAATTCCTTAAAATTATTTCTGTCCTGGTCAAAAACTTTCGCTGGAATATTTGAAGTACGATTTTGTGTCATGTCTTCTGTGAATCGGGAATGGAGAGAGCCAGTGCACCATAATTTGTCTCTAGAGATGATGCTTTAGTTCGAGGATTTTGGCTTCAGTCCAGCGACAGTTCAACTTATTtttggtcacattattttcCTGTAGTTCTTTTTATGAATGACTTCATTGTAGTTTTATAGAATAACAGCTTGACTGGTTTCACCTGTTCATATGAAGCCTGATACCTGaatttctgtgtgtgtaatCGACTTTCCAGTATTAACTGGATTGAGATATTTTGAAGATCTCTTGCCCCGTGCT
The sequence above is a segment of the Brienomyrus brachyistius isolate T26 chromosome 5, BBRACH_0.4, whole genome shotgun sequence genome. Coding sequences within it:
- the ccz1 gene encoding vacuolar fusion protein CCZ1 homolog — translated: MLMISPRMATGMQEKQYNPSLLSFFIYNPKFGPREGEEEKKILFYHPSEVEKNEKIRNVGLCEAIVQFTRTFCPSKPAKSLHTQKNRQFFYEPEENFWIVMVVRNPMVERANKEGRPATTEYQEEELLDNVYGAVLQQCYSMYKLFNGTFGRAMEAGAVELLTQKLEKFFYRYLQTLHLQSCDLLDVFGGISFFPLDKMTYLKIQSFVNRVEENLSLIKYTTFLYNDQLIWSGLEQDDMRILYKYLTTSLFPRHSEPELAGRDSPLRPEVAGNLLHYGRFLTGPTNLKDPDAKFRFPRIFVNSGSGGYEELHLIVYKAMSAAVCFMISASEELGREFCEQLDGLVGPQLTLLASDICEQYNINRRISGPEKEPQFKFIYFNHMNLAEKSTIHMRKTASVSLTSVHPDLMKILGDIHADFVRVDEDEEIIVKAMTDYWVVGKKSDQRELYVILNQKNANLIEVNEEVKRLCATQFNNIFFLD